The sequence CTGTCCAGCAGGGCGAAATTCTGGCCATTTCGGGGCCCAATGGCTCCGGCAAGACAGCCCTTTTAGAGTCAATTTTCTTTGGCCCGGCTAAAAGAGAGATTTATGGTGTCACACTCGAGGCCGCAGCCAAGCCCGACTTGATTGCCCTGGTTCCCGAAAGCTTGGAGGGGTTTTTTATCTCTCGAACTCTTCGCGAGGAACTCAAGCGCGTAGATCAGGTGGCCAAGGTCTTGCCAGGTTTCACAGAACACAATTTCAAATCAATATGTGTGAACACGGAACTTACTCCTGAGCTACTAGCAACCGACCCGAACAAGTTGTCTTTTGGAACAAGGCTCTCCTTGGCGATCGCCATGCAGTTGAGTCATAAACCAAAAGTCCTATTGCTAGATGAGCCGGTGAAGGGATTCGACCCCGTCATGCGGGCGAATGTTGCAAGGGTTTTGCGCCTGACGGTTCAAGCCGGAACATCGATTATCTTCACCTCTCAAGACTCGCAATTTGTCTTCGATGCGGCGGATAGGGAATTGGCAATTCAAGGCCAAGAACTTGTGGAAAGGACCCCTGGCAGTTGAACTCGCGTCGGCTGCCACGAACTTTGTCTTTAGCTAGCTAATTTAAGTTTCACAAGTAGTGCAGACTTGAGGCCAGAAATATAAAGGGGAGCAGTTTGCAACTAATCGGTTTATGGGCTCTCATTGCCGCAACCCTCGGCCCCTTTCAAAACGTTCTCGGCTGGAGCATCTCGGGTGCACTGGTTCAAGGATACGACCCAATTTCTAAGACCATCAGTGACTTGGCTGCCGATGATTCCCCGGTGAAGTGGATTCAATCAAGTTTTTTTCTAGCTGGATCAGTCCTTACGCTCATCGCCGCTTTTAGCGCGAAGTCCCTCGCTCTGCCCGGCAGGGTCGCACTGTTTTTAGCCGGTATTTCGGGTTTCGGTTACACCTACTTCCCAACTGCATTGGTCGCGCCTTCGCCAAATTGGCATGTGATATTTGCAACAATCGCGTTCGTGTTGTTTTCCGCTTGGCCGCTTTTGTCAATGCGTTTTGATAAGCGCTACCACTGGTCGCTTAGACCCCTGGCAGCGATTAGCGCAACATTAGTTATGGGAGCCACAACCCTTTGGTTCTTGCTCACCTGGCTTGAGCCGGGTCAGCCCATTGTCGGGCTTTCCGAAAGGGTCATAGCGGTAATGCAGGTTTTGTGGCTGTCGTTTGTGATTTGGTCTCAGTGGCTTCACCAGAAAAAAGGAGCGCCTGAGACTGCTCCAGAATTAGCCTATGGGGCCAAGAACTAGCGAGAGAGTTTCGGGGTCTTCACGCTCCGTTATTGGTTCGGCATAGTCAACCGATAATTCGCTAAAAACTGTCTTGCCCTCGTATTGCATCGGTTTGGACAGCACCAAAGTCACATCGTTTAGGACAAAATTTCCCGAGACACAATCCGGGTCACACAGGTTTGTGGTGGCCGTGGCGGTTCCAGTGGCAGTGTCTTTACCCCAGTTGCTCCATGCAATGTCGCTGAATACTTGCCCTGCATCGGCGCAATAAGGGGTAAATTCGGTTGGCTCAACCGAGTAGTTCACACATGTATACAGCTGGGTAGTTGGTGTTTGGTCGGCGCATCCGCTTAGGGATAATGCGAACAGGGAGGCTGCGGCAAGCGCAAGAATTCGATTCATAATTGCAATTATAAAGTTAAGTCCCATAATCCGAGCTTCAAGGACGCGCGCGATCTGACACGCTTGGCCCGATTTGGCCAGGAGGCTGGATAGCCATTTGCGTTGACGGGTGTTGGTCTCTCAGTTAGCATTTTGAAGAACCGCAACGAAGGGGTTTTTATGTCAGTTCAGAGGAATCGTTTAGATCCTGAATCTCGTGAGCCACTTGAGGGCTTGCTTCAGGCCATTCCTGGAGGGTTTAATGCCATCGAAGATCTTGATAAGCGAAGAGCAGTGGTTGGTCAACTTCTAGTTGAGCCAGAGCTTGACCAAAGAGTGACCATGGAAGACCGGTTGATTCCGGGTCCGACTGGAGAGCAGTTGGTTCGGATTTATAGACCGGTTGTAAATAAAGAGCCAATGCCCGCCCTAATAAATATCCATGGTGGAGGGATGGTCTTGGGAAGCGTTCAAGGTGACGCTGCTACTGCCCAAATGCTGGCCGCGGAGTCCGGCGCCATTGTTTTCTCGATCGATTATCGTAAGGCACCTGAGAATCCATATCCCGCGGCCGTCAACGACTGCTTCTCGGCATCACAGTGGGTATTCGAAAACGCCAAGGACCTCGGAATTGATGCAAATAATATTGGGATTTATGGTGGGTCGGCTGGTGGTGGGCTCGCTCTGGCCGTTTGTTTGATGGCTCGTGATCAAAGTGGCATGAAATTCAAATACATGATGCCGATTTACCCAATGATTGACGACCGAAATCAAACTCAATCCACCCATGATGTGACCGAGGTCGGAATTTGGGATCGGGCCGGCAACATTGAGGCTTGGGGTCTTTATCTCGGTGGAGAACCTGCGGATGGTTACGCCGCCCCCGCGAGAATGGAAGATCTGGCTAATCTCCCTCCGGCTTATATCGACGTCGGTGAGATGGATGCGTTTCGAGACGAAGACGCTGAATTCGCCTTGCGTTTAATCAAAGCGGGTGTTCCCTGCGAATTCAGAATCTATCCGGGCGCATATCATGCGTCCGAGGTATTTGCCCCAGAGGCCGCCCTATCAAGACGGATTTGGGCTGGCAGGCTCGAAGCTCTAAGGCGATTTATCGCTTCCTAAGTGTGCTGTGTCAGCCGGTGAGAAACGCTCGTGCGGGTCTCACCGGCTGACCGCTTCTAGGCCGCTGAGTTAGCTTCCTGGAGAGGCTTAGCCACCGTCGGGGCGGTATTTTGCTTGATAGCACCCAACCCCGAGGCAATCACCAGAGCCGAACCAATGATGATTAGGTTCTTGATGATGTATTGACCCTCGAGGGTCAGTCCGAAGGGGAATACCTCGAAGCAAATCTCCGGGAGCAAAACAAGCGGTAAGAAGGTACCTGGCATCTGGAAGGCCAAAAGCACTATCCCAATTCTGGTGAGGGCTGGGATTAGAAAAGCGACACCAATAGCAACTTCCCAAAGTCCCAAAAGCGGAACGATGATTTCTGGAGTGAGCCAATAAACCGTGGCCGCAACTAGATCATAAGCGGGGGAAAGGTGCCCAATCATCTTCAGGGCCCCGAACCAAATGAAGGTAATTCCAATTGCGAACCTTAGAAAAGGCACACCAATCTTGGCTGAGAATTCGATAACCATGTTGTCAAATTTGCTGACTAGTTTCGCCAGCGGTGCGGGGATCATTTTGAGTTCCAAATCTTCTAACAGGACTTTTTGCCCATGTCAGAGCAAAGCTTCACAGGTGCTTTTTTATTCCTGAGAGGCCCATTAAGAGGGTTCTAGAGCATTCCTGCAATCTGAGTTACGTGGTCGATGGCGATCGAGTGACCGCCGGGGTGGCTGAGCCATAAAACCTTTGCACCGGCCTCAATAAGTTTCCCAACAAGGATTTCGGTGGCCTTTTCCGGTGCATAAGAATCTAGGGTGCCGTTAGCTATGAAAACTTTTTTCCCCGTTAGATCTGGAAACTTGGCGAGCTGTGGCATCGGGTTGGTTGCCCCAAAGGCCACAACCCCGGCTATTGAAGCGGGGTTGGTCAGCAACAACGCCAAAGCGGTGTTGCCTCCGTTGGAGAACCCAACCGCGTAGGCCTTGGAGATGTCTATCGCATACTCTTTTTCCGCTATTTCAAAAAAACTACCGAGTTCTGTGATTGCCTCGGCCAAAGATTCCTGAACAAAACTGCCGTCCGAATTTCGCTCAAAAAAGCGATTCATTCCTTCGGCGGTATTCATGCCCCTGGGGGATAAAAGGGTTGCCTCGGGGCTGAGAAGCTCGCCGAGTTTCATAAGGTCGTGCTCATCGGCGCCGGTGCCATGAAGAAGAATCAGGACTTTCTCACCACCAGGTTTAAAAACGTGCGGTCTTGTTAGGTCGCTGGGGTTAGCCATCCGTTAATCCTAATTCCGGAAGCGAAAGGGCTATTTGCTCCCTAGATGGCTCAAGCCATGGGGGCAACTTGAGCTTTTTACCAAGCTCCAAAAGCGGCTCATCGATATCAAACCCGGGAGAATCGGTGGCAATCTCGAATAGGACACCGCCTGGTTCGCGGAAATAGATGCTTTTGAAATATTGCCTGTCTAAGACCTCTGTGACAGCAATGCCTCGGCTCGATAGTTCCTGACGCCAGGACTCCATTGTTGCTAAGTCCGGGGCCCTGAATGCGACGTGGTGAACTGTGCCACCGGCTTGCAGGCCGCGTTCCAGGACCCCACCCAGAACTTCAACCTGAGCTCCTGAGCCACCATCACCCATGGTGAAGGTGGCACCCGAATCGGTGTCTTTTTCGTGCGTCATGCCCAAATCGGAAACTAACAAACCTGCTGTTGGATCCATGACTCTTTGGCTTAGGGTCACTGAGTGCAAACCCCTGACGGCAAATTCTTGAGGGATTGAACCGACCCCATCCCAGCCACTGCGAGTATCCGAATCTGTCGCTACAACCGACAGCTGCATGCCGTCAGAGTCTCGAAAAGTTATCTCCTGTCCGTCATTGCTGAGAGTGTTTTCTATTTCAAGTTGGGTCAGCCGATCTGACCACCAGCCGATTCCCTCGCGAGGGACGCTGAATGAAGATTTGGTGGTGAGACCGGAGCCTTCTTTGCCCGGGGTTATGCCGGGCCAGGGGAAAAACGTCATCAGGGTCGAAGGACTTCCTTGGTTATCACCGTAATAAAGATGCCAGATGTGAGGGGCGTCAAAATTCACGGTTTGCTTTACTAGGCGGAGCCCAAGAACCCTGGAATAAAAAGCCACGTTGAGAGCTGGGTTGCCAGCCAATGCGGTGACGTGGTGGATGCCGCTCGGGTTCACAATCATTTAATACTTCTTCCTAGCCTTGTCTTACCTAAGGGTTCAAGAGCTCAAAACAGCCATCTATTCCTTTGGCCATTATGGCGCCGCACAAGTTGCCGAATATGAGGCATTTGCAGGCACTAGCTGGTTAGTCTTAATCCGTGCTAACCGCAGGAGTAGATCTAGCCGCAGAGCCCAAGGGCACCGCCCTTGCCATCATTGACTGGGGCTCAGGCCGAGCCAAATTACTAGGCCTGCAGTTGGGCATTGCTGATGAAGCGATCGTGGATGCTTGCCAAAATGTTGACAAAGTCGGTATCGACTGCGCTCTGGGCTGGCCAATTGACTTTATTGAGTTTCTGAAGAGCCACTCCGATTTAGATTCCCCAAATCACGCTGTAGATGGGGGGATGGATTGGCGCAGGAGATTGTCTTATCGAGAGACCGACAGGGCGGTGCGGGCCAGCTCCGGCCGCTGGCCGTTGAGTGTTGCAACCGACAGGCTTGGATTGACCGCAATGAGAGCGGCAGGTCTATTGGGCAGGCTTCAAAAAAGCGGAATTCCGATCGATAGATCGGGCTCCGGGGTTGTAGTTGAGGTTTATCCTGGAGCGGCCCTGAGGCTCTGGGGCTTTGACACCAAGGGCTATCGAGCAACGGAGGAGGCCCGTGAACTTCTGCTGGGCGCCATTCAGCACAAGACCCCGTGGCTTGACTTGTCGAACTTTAGGTCTTTAATGCTGGAGTCTTGCGACGCCTTTGATGCTGTTATTGCTGCTTTAGCAACCCGGGCGGCAGCGCTTGGTTTTTATGAACCACCAAACCCAAGCCAGCTGGATAAGGCCAAGGTAGAAGGCTGGATTGCATTGCCAAACAGGCCCTTGGAGATGCTAATTTCTGGTGATTAAACCGGGAGCTATCCAAGTGGCCTAAGCGGGCGTGCCAATTGCAGTCAGGATGGCCATGAGCGGCACAACCCTGGTGGGTGGCACTTCATATGTGCCGCGCTTGGCGGGCGCTAGCCAGCCACTAGAGGTCAGCTCTTTCAGGTGATGGTAGACCTGACCGCTAGTTCCAGCATCTAATTTTTCGACCAATTGTGCGACGGTGGTTTCACCGGAGAGCACCGCCTGCAGAATCTTTAGACGGACTGGGTGCCCTAAAGCTGCAAGTGCATCGGCTTGTTCTGACCAATCCTTGTCGAATAGATCCTTCGCCCCAATTCCGTATTGCCACTGGACGGTCCCTCCGGTTGGGAGCTCCACCAATCCCGCGTAGAGGACTGCCCCACCCTCAGGGGAGCGCACCTGCAATCCCTCGAGGGCCCAAAACGCATCTTCTTCCGATGAAACCTCGGGCGGAGACTTATCTCTGGATTTTTGTCCTTGGAGAGTGAGCATTGCTTGCTCCAATAAAGCGAGTCTTGATTCAAAATCCGAATTTTCATGCATAACTACGATTATACGTAATCACATAAGTTATCAGATTAAAGTACTGGATTAGATCAATTAGGATCTTTTCAATTAGACCCGGAGAGCTGCCTGCGCTATCGAAATTGGCAAAAACCTAGCCGTGGTCTAACCTCAACAACATGACTAACCAAGCAAACACTTTAAAAGCCCTTCACGATGCCCCTGAGATTCTGCGTCTAGTTAACGTTTGGGATGCCGTGACCACCAAGGTGGTTGCTGCAAATCCAGCTTCAAGGGCCATTGCTACCGCCGGCCACAGCATTGCAGCCAGCCATGGATATGCCGATGGTCAAAACATTCCTTTCGATCTTTTGGTTCAGGCGCTAGGCCGAATAGTCTCGGCAACTTCGTTGCCTGTGACTGCAGACCTAGACGCCGGCTTTGGGGGAGACCCTGAGGATTTTGCCGAGGTTCGAGAAAACGTCAGGCGCGTGGTGGCTCTTGGGGTAGTTGGTTTAAATGTTGAAGACCGCATGGAGTCGCTTGATAAGTCCAAGGCGCGCATGAGCGCATTGCTTTTGGGAGCTCAGGACGAGGGCGTGGATTTGGTTTTGAATGCTCGAACCGATGCGGTGCTAAAGCCGGGCAACCTGAGCCCAGATGAGGCTGATAACGAAGCAATTACTCGCGGCCAGGCTTATTTGGAACTTGGTGCAACCTGTGTATTTGTGCCAGGGGTTTTGGACGCCCAGCGCACCAAAACTCTGGTAGCGGGAATTGGCGTTCGCAAAATGAGTGTTATCGGCTTGCCTGGTTCCCTAAGCGCAAGCGAGTACGAAGCTTTGGGTGTTGCGAGAATCAGCTATGGGCCAATGACTCAGAATGTAGCTTTGACCTCGCTCAAGCGCTTGGCAGAATCTCTATACCAAGAAGGTGTTATTCCAATGGACACCGAGAGACTGAATAGCTAGCGTCCTAGAACGAACCTGGAATGGCGAAGGACCTCCTAGAACAGCTGGTCTTGGTCCCAACCGAATCTAAGAGGTCTTTCGCTTTCCCTCAATTTGCGCAAAGTTTGAGAATTTACCCTCTTGAGTTCAGTCGTCTTCTCGGGTCGAGGTCACGGTTAGATTGAGGTCAAGATAAACATCGATCTCCAATAGATTCGCGAGCACCAAGGTCACGGTGTAGCCGGGCCTTTGATCCCAATCAGATGCCGCAACATCCGTTGCAGCGCCTGAACCGACCGTGCTGATGGCTGCTGCGATTGCTTTATTCACGGAATTTCCACTTAGGTTTGTCTGCGGAGCAGGATCGTTGCGGTCATTGGCATCTGGCTCATCGATTGCAGTGACTGTTAGGGCCTCATTCAGACGAACCTCGACTTCACCACGACTCGTGTAAACATAGACTTCCCAACCTCGTGAATCACGATCTATCGAAACTGCAGAGCCCCCGCCAGCGGCTTTGACGCCAGCGTCACGAGCCGCTTCAAACTCCGCAATCGTTCCGGTTCTATCGGGTGAGCGTGAACCCCGATCGTCATTTGATTTGGTTCCAGGCGCAACTTTGCCTGGAGCCGGATTCGCGGAATCTTCCTCCACGACTTGGTTAGATGCGTCACTATTCGCCATCGAACCATCGGAATTTTCGGCGCTCCTGCCATCTTGCTCAGCGGTGTTGGAATTATCAACTGGTGCTTCAGCTGCAAAACTGCGGTCGTTGTCATCTGACCTATCGGCAATCGCGAAGGAGATGATTGATGTTCCAGCAATCAATCCGAGAGTTGCAGCCGCTACCCCCACTCCAATTGCCAACTTCTTAGGGATTCGAATAAAAGATTCTGCTTTAGTTTCAGGAACTTCAATTGCCTCAGGGGAGGCATTCTTGGGTGTTTTAGGTGTCTTGGGTGCTGCGTTGTCTTTAGTCATGAGATTATTTTGTCTCAGGGATGCTGAAGCCATGCTGAACCTTGCTGAAGGAAAGTTCAGCTACTCCAGGGAGTTAGTTATTTTCGCATGCGAAGCTCTAATCGAGCTCCGCCGAGCGGAGAATCCATTGCCGAGACACTGCCGCCGTGAGCGGCGGCCGAAGCGGCTACGATTGCGAGCCCCAGACCAGCACCACCGGCCTCGATTGTCCGAGCTTCGTCTAGGCGTGTGAATCTTTCAAAGATCCGGGTGCGGTCTTTTTCATCAATTCCGACGCCATCGTCATCCACTCTTACCAAGGCTTCGTTTTCAAACGTGACACACGAGAAA is a genomic window of Candidatus Aquiluna sp. UB-MaderosW2red containing:
- a CDS encoding DUF998 domain-containing protein codes for the protein MQLIGLWALIAATLGPFQNVLGWSISGALVQGYDPISKTISDLAADDSPVKWIQSSFFLAGSVLTLIAAFSAKSLALPGRVALFLAGISGFGYTYFPTALVAPSPNWHVIFATIAFVLFSAWPLLSMRFDKRYHWSLRPLAAISATLVMGATTLWFLLTWLEPGQPIVGLSERVIAVMQVLWLSFVIWSQWLHQKKGAPETAPELAYGAKN
- a CDS encoding alpha/beta hydrolase; protein product: MSVQRNRLDPESREPLEGLLQAIPGGFNAIEDLDKRRAVVGQLLVEPELDQRVTMEDRLIPGPTGEQLVRIYRPVVNKEPMPALINIHGGGMVLGSVQGDAATAQMLAAESGAIVFSIDYRKAPENPYPAAVNDCFSASQWVFENAKDLGIDANNIGIYGGSAGGGLALAVCLMARDQSGMKFKYMMPIYPMIDDRNQTQSTHDVTEVGIWDRAGNIEAWGLYLGGEPADGYAAPARMEDLANLPPAYIDVGEMDAFRDEDAEFALRLIKAGVPCEFRIYPGAYHASEVFAPEAALSRRIWAGRLEALRRFIAS
- a CDS encoding alpha/beta hydrolase produces the protein MANPSDLTRPHVFKPGGEKVLILLHGTGADEHDLMKLGELLSPEATLLSPRGMNTAEGMNRFFERNSDGSFVQESLAEAITELGSFFEIAEKEYAIDISKAYAVGFSNGGNTALALLLTNPASIAGVVAFGATNPMPQLAKFPDLTGKKVFIANGTLDSYAPEKATEILVGKLIEAGAKVLWLSHPGGHSIAIDHVTQIAGML
- a CDS encoding VOC family protein codes for the protein MIVNPSGIHHVTALAGNPALNVAFYSRVLGLRLVKQTVNFDAPHIWHLYYGDNQGSPSTLMTFFPWPGITPGKEGSGLTTKSSFSVPREGIGWWSDRLTQLEIENTLSNDGQEITFRDSDGMQLSVVATDSDTRSGWDGVGSIPQEFAVRGLHSVTLSQRVMDPTAGLLVSDLGMTHEKDTDSGATFTMGDGGSGAQVEVLGGVLERGLQAGGTVHHVAFRAPDLATMESWRQELSSRGIAVTEVLDRQYFKSIYFREPGGVLFEIATDSPGFDIDEPLLELGKKLKLPPWLEPSREQIALSLPELGLTDG
- a CDS encoding DUF429 domain-containing protein; amino-acid sequence: MLTAGVDLAAEPKGTALAIIDWGSGRAKLLGLQLGIADEAIVDACQNVDKVGIDCALGWPIDFIEFLKSHSDLDSPNHAVDGGMDWRRRLSYRETDRAVRASSGRWPLSVATDRLGLTAMRAAGLLGRLQKSGIPIDRSGSGVVVEVYPGAALRLWGFDTKGYRATEEARELLLGAIQHKTPWLDLSNFRSLMLESCDAFDAVIAALATRAAALGFYEPPNPSQLDKAKVEGWIALPNRPLEMLISGD
- a CDS encoding helix-turn-helix transcriptional regulator — its product is MHENSDFESRLALLEQAMLTLQGQKSRDKSPPEVSSEEDAFWALEGLQVRSPEGGAVLYAGLVELPTGGTVQWQYGIGAKDLFDKDWSEQADALAALGHPVRLKILQAVLSGETTVAQLVEKLDAGTSGQVYHHLKELTSSGWLAPAKRGTYEVPPTRVVPLMAILTAIGTPA
- a CDS encoding isocitrate lyase/phosphoenolpyruvate mutase family protein, producing MTNQANTLKALHDAPEILRLVNVWDAVTTKVVAANPASRAIATAGHSIAASHGYADGQNIPFDLLVQALGRIVSATSLPVTADLDAGFGGDPEDFAEVRENVRRVVALGVVGLNVEDRMESLDKSKARMSALLLGAQDEGVDLVLNARTDAVLKPGNLSPDEADNEAITRGQAYLELGATCVFVPGVLDAQRTKTLVAGIGVRKMSVIGLPGSLSASEYEALGVARISYGPMTQNVALTSLKRLAESLYQEGVIPMDTERLNS